In Rhododendron vialii isolate Sample 1 chromosome 9a, ASM3025357v1, the following are encoded in one genomic region:
- the LOC131300465 gene encoding rhodanese-like domain-containing protein 14, chloroplastic: MAALTSVTPHSSTSSLHPKFHSIHFGVYFNSTTESNNNLKQVRFSSRRLSLDSISSSGLRIRAAATKPAKSPAEEEWKIKREVLLQKKVRSVDVKEALRLQKENNFVILDVRPEAEFKEGHPPGAINVQIYRLIKEWTAWDIARRAAFAFFGIFSGTEENPEFIQLVESKLDKSSKIIVACSSGGTMRPSQNLPEGQQSRSLIAAYLLVLNGYTNVFHLEGGLYTWFKEGLPSEADV, translated from the exons ATGGCTGCTCTTACTTCAGTGACTCCACACTCCTCTACCTCTAGTTTACATCCGAAATTCCATTCTATCCATTTTGGTGTCTATTTCAATTCTACAACTGAAAGTAATAATAATTTGAAACAAGTCAGGTTTTCAAGCAGGAGACTATCCTTAGACTCCATCTCTTCATCAGGCCTCAGAATTCGGGCTGCAGCAACCAAGCCTGCAAAATCACCAG CTGAAGAAGAGTGGAAGATTAAGCGTGAGGTTCTACTGCAGaaaaag GTAAGGAGTGTGGATGTGAAGGAAGCATTGCGCCTTcagaaagaaaacaattttgttATTCTTGATGTAAGACCAGAAGCAGAATTCAAAGAG GGTCATCCACCAGGTGCTATTAATGTCCAAATATATCGACTCATAAAGGAATGGACTGCGTGGGACATCGCTAGGCGTGCCGCATTTGCATTTTTCGGCATCTTTTCCGGAACGGAAGAAAATCCTGAGTTCATACAAC TTGTGGAATCAAAATTAGATAAAAGCTCCAAGATAATAGTGGCTTGCTCATCTGGGGGGACAATGAGACCATCTCAAAATCTTCCAGAAGGCCAGCAGTCAAG GTCACTGATAGCAGCCTATTTGCTGGTCCTCAACGGTTATACCAATGTATTCCATTTGGAAGGTGGGCTCTATACCTGGTTCAAAGAAGGATTACCTTCAGAGGCTGACGTATGA
- the LOC131300463 gene encoding uncharacterized protein LOC131300463, whose protein sequence is MEVFYYLVFGFLAAVVAGLELSKNNKDRINTSQPFNSFKNNYLLVYSLMMAGDWLQGPYVYFLYSQYGFSKGEIGQLFIAGFGSSMLFGTIVGSLADKQGRRRACVTYCITYILSCITKHSPQYKVLMLGRVLGGIATSLLFSAFESWLVAEHFKRGFDQQWLSLTFSKAIFLGNGLVAIVAGLFGNFLVDSMNLGPVAPFDAAACFLAIGMAVILSSWTENYGDPSENKDLLTQFKGAAVAIASDEKIALLGAIQSLFEGSMYTFVFLWTPALSPNEEDIPHGFIFATFMLASMLGSSIASRLMAHSSPKVESYMQIVFVVSAASLLLPIMTTFLVPAANVKGGSISFSGCIQLLGFCTFEACVGIFWPSIMKMRSQYIPEEARSTIMNFFRIPLNIFVCIVLYNVNAFPITVMFGMCSIFLFVASILQRRLLVIADKPKSEDWNAMKERDAEAEPLNVA, encoded by the exons ATGGAGGTGTTCTATTACCTGGTGTTCGGATTCCTCGCGGCCGTAGTGGCAGGTCTGGAGCTAAGCAAGAACAACAAGGATCGGATCAACACATCTCAGCCCTTCAATTCCTTCAAGAACAATTACCTTCTCGTCTATTCCCTCATGATGG CCGGGGATTGGTTGCAGGGCCCCTATGTGTACTTTCTATACAGTCAGTATGGGTTCAGCAAAGGGGAGATTGGACAACTCTTCATTGCAGGGTTTGGATCCTCCATGTTGTTTGGGACAATTGTGGGGTCTTTAGCTGACAAACA AGGTCGGAGGAGAGCATGTGTGACTTACTGTATTACATACATACTGAGCTGCATTACCAAGCATTCTCCTCAGTACAAAGTTCTGATGTTGGGTCGTGTTTTGGGCGGCATTGCAacttctctcctcttttctgcATTTGAGTCATGGCTTGTGGCAGAACACTTCAAG AGAGGATTTGATCAACAATGGCTCTCACTTACATTCTCAAAGGCAATATTCCTTGGAAATGGTCTAGTAGCTATTGTAGCTGGGTTATTTGGGAATTTTCTTGTTGATAGTATGAATCTTGGACCTGTGGCGCCTTTTGATGCTGCTGCATGCTTTCTTGCTATTGGTATGGCCGTTATTTTATCATCATGGACTGAGAACTATGGAGATCCTTCAGAGAACAAGGACTTGCTTACCCAGTTCAAGGGTGCAGCTGTGGCCATTGCTTCAG ATGAGAAGATTGCATTATTGGGTGCAATACAGTCCCTCTTTGAAGGTTCAATGTatacctttgtgttcctttGGACTCCTGCTTTGAGCCCAAATGAAGAGGATATTCCCCATGGTTTCATTTTTGCAACTTTCATGTTGGCTTCTATGTTGGGAAGCTCAATCGCATCTCGCTTGATGGCCCACTCATCGCCCAAAGTTGAGAGCTACATGCAGATTGTGTTTGTTGTTTCTGCGGCCTCTCTCCTGCTTCCCATTATGACAACT TTCTTGGTCCCTGCTGCTAATGTGAAAGGTGGAAGCATCAGTTTTTCAGGTTGTATCCAGCTACTTGGCTTCTGTACCTTTGAGGCTTGTGTGGGAATATTCTGGCCATCTATCATGAAAATGAGGTCCCAATACATTCCAGAGGAAGCCAGAAGCACCATCATGAACTTCTTCCGCATTCCTCTCAACATATTCGTGTGCATTGTGCTGTACAAT GTTAATGCATTCCCGATCACTGTTATGTTCGGTATGTGCTCCATTTTCCTCTTTGTGGCATCTATCTTGCAGAGGCGGCTCCTGGTTATTGCTGATAAGCCAA AGAGTGAAGATT
- the LOC131300464 gene encoding uncharacterized protein LOC131300464 isoform X2 — translation MYRSGYGLRLTFFQTFNSIILPKSQSNSSSSTSRVFSSSFSTKRVGTHNGSFHCDEALACFLIRLTNKFSAARIVRSRDPQVLDTLDAVLDVGGVYDPIRDRFDHHQKGFVEVFGHGFSTKLSSAGLVYKHYGLEIIAKELHLEEGHRDVYRLYLAVYKNFVEAVDAIDNGLNQYDTHRPRYVDNTNLTSRIGRLNLDWVDPDQSEDRENEAFQHAMTLAGSEFLETVRLHAISWLPARSIVKECLAARQEIDSSGEIMVLTRSCPDERSGKWRVQAVAISAGKFESRKPLPSPWRGLTDGELSKVAGIPGCTFVHISGFIGGNRSYEGALDMAKTSLMA, via the exons ATGTACAGAAGCGGATATGGCCTGAGgctcacctttttccagacATTCAACTCCATAATCCTCCCCAAGAGCCAGAGCAACTCTAGTAGCTCTACCTCTAgggttttctcttcttctttctccaccAAGCGAGTGGGCACTCACAACGGCAGCTTCCACTGCGACGAAGCTCTCGCCTGCTTTCTAATTCGCCTCACCAACAAATTCTCCGCCGCTCGAATCGTTCGAAGCAGGGACCCACAG GTCTTGGACACGCTTGATGCGGTGCTTGACGTAGGCGGCGTCTACGATCCGATCAGAGATCGCTTCGATCATCACCAGAAAGGTTTCGTTGAGGTTTTTGGTCATGGCTTCAGTACCAAACTCAGTAGTGCTGGCCTTGTTTATAAG CACTATGGATTGGAGATAATTGCAAAGGAGCTTCACCTTGAAGAAGGACACAGAGATGTGTATCGACTCTATCTTGCCGTTTACAAAAACTTTGTAGAG GCAGTTGATGCTATCGATAATGGACTAAATCAATATGACACACATCGGCCACGATATGTAGATAACACAAACTTGACGTCAAGAATAGGAAGATTGAATCTGGACTGGGTGGATCCTGATCAATCAGAGGATAGAGAGAATGAGGCTTTTCAACATGCAATGACACTGGCAGGAAGTGAGTTCCTGGAG ACTGTTCGTTTGCATGCGATATCATGGTTACCAGCTCGATCAATTGTTAAGGAGTGTCTTGCAGCAAGACAAGAGATTGATTCCAGTGGTGAAATTATGGTGCTGACTAGATCCTGCCCC GATGAAAGGAGTGGAAAATGGCGAGTGCAAGCAGTGGCAATCTCAGCTGGTAAATTTGAAAGCCGTAAACCTCTTCCATCTCCCTGGAGAGGTTTAACAGATGGAGAGCTCTCCAAGGTGGCAGGAATCCCTGGCTGTACCTTTGTTCATATCAGCGGGTTCATAGGCGGTAATAGAAGTTATGAGGGTGCTTTGGATATGGCAAAAACTTCTTTGATGGCTTAA
- the LOC131300464 gene encoding uncharacterized protein LOC131300464 isoform X1, translating to MYRSGYGLRLTFFQTFNSIILPKSQSNSSSSTSRVFSSSFSTKRVGTHNGSFHCDEALACFLIRLTNKFSAARIVRSRDPQVLDTLDAVLDVGGVYDPIRDRFDHHQKGFVEVFGHGFSTKLSSAGLVYKHYGLEIIAKELHLEEGHRDVYRLYLAVYKNFVEAVDAIDNGLNQYDTHRPRYVDNTNLTSRIGRLNLDWVDPDQSEDRENEAFQHAMTLAGSEFLETVRLHAISWLPARSIVKECLAARQEIDSSGEIMVLTRSCPWKLHIFELEEEMKINPTIKYVIYQDERSGKWRVQAVAISAGKFESRKPLPSPWRGLTDGELSKVAGIPGCTFVHISGFIGGNRSYEGALDMAKTSLMA from the exons ATGTACAGAAGCGGATATGGCCTGAGgctcacctttttccagacATTCAACTCCATAATCCTCCCCAAGAGCCAGAGCAACTCTAGTAGCTCTACCTCTAgggttttctcttcttctttctccaccAAGCGAGTGGGCACTCACAACGGCAGCTTCCACTGCGACGAAGCTCTCGCCTGCTTTCTAATTCGCCTCACCAACAAATTCTCCGCCGCTCGAATCGTTCGAAGCAGGGACCCACAG GTCTTGGACACGCTTGATGCGGTGCTTGACGTAGGCGGCGTCTACGATCCGATCAGAGATCGCTTCGATCATCACCAGAAAGGTTTCGTTGAGGTTTTTGGTCATGGCTTCAGTACCAAACTCAGTAGTGCTGGCCTTGTTTATAAG CACTATGGATTGGAGATAATTGCAAAGGAGCTTCACCTTGAAGAAGGACACAGAGATGTGTATCGACTCTATCTTGCCGTTTACAAAAACTTTGTAGAG GCAGTTGATGCTATCGATAATGGACTAAATCAATATGACACACATCGGCCACGATATGTAGATAACACAAACTTGACGTCAAGAATAGGAAGATTGAATCTGGACTGGGTGGATCCTGATCAATCAGAGGATAGAGAGAATGAGGCTTTTCAACATGCAATGACACTGGCAGGAAGTGAGTTCCTGGAG ACTGTTCGTTTGCATGCGATATCATGGTTACCAGCTCGATCAATTGTTAAGGAGTGTCTTGCAGCAAGACAAGAGATTGATTCCAGTGGTGAAATTATGGTGCTGACTAGATCCTGCCCC TGGAAGCTTCACATATTTGAGCTGGAGGAGGAAATGAAGATTAATCCTACCATCAAATACGTGATCTATCAG GATGAAAGGAGTGGAAAATGGCGAGTGCAAGCAGTGGCAATCTCAGCTGGTAAATTTGAAAGCCGTAAACCTCTTCCATCTCCCTGGAGAGGTTTAACAGATGGAGAGCTCTCCAAGGTGGCAGGAATCCCTGGCTGTACCTTTGTTCATATCAGCGGGTTCATAGGCGGTAATAGAAGTTATGAGGGTGCTTTGGATATGGCAAAAACTTCTTTGATGGCTTAA
- the LOC131300464 gene encoding uncharacterized protein LOC131300464 isoform X3, with amino-acid sequence MYRSGYGLRLTFFQTFNSIILPKSQSNSSSSTSRVFSSSFSTKRVGTHNGSFHCDEALACFLIRLTNKFSAARIVRSRDPQVLDTLDAVLDVGGVYDPIRDRFDHHQKGFVEVFGHGFSTKLSSAGLVYKHYGLEIIAKELHLEEGHRDVYRLYLAVYKNFVEAVDAIDNGLNQYDTHRPRYVDNTNLTSRIGRLNLDWVDPDQSEDRENEAFQHAMTLAGSEFLETVRLHAISWLPARSIVKECLAARQEIDSSGEIMVLTRSCPVPTHQILLGEFLESWKIYFNGCLLLLLTNLFSLLNNVRELT; translated from the exons ATGTACAGAAGCGGATATGGCCTGAGgctcacctttttccagacATTCAACTCCATAATCCTCCCCAAGAGCCAGAGCAACTCTAGTAGCTCTACCTCTAgggttttctcttcttctttctccaccAAGCGAGTGGGCACTCACAACGGCAGCTTCCACTGCGACGAAGCTCTCGCCTGCTTTCTAATTCGCCTCACCAACAAATTCTCCGCCGCTCGAATCGTTCGAAGCAGGGACCCACAG GTCTTGGACACGCTTGATGCGGTGCTTGACGTAGGCGGCGTCTACGATCCGATCAGAGATCGCTTCGATCATCACCAGAAAGGTTTCGTTGAGGTTTTTGGTCATGGCTTCAGTACCAAACTCAGTAGTGCTGGCCTTGTTTATAAG CACTATGGATTGGAGATAATTGCAAAGGAGCTTCACCTTGAAGAAGGACACAGAGATGTGTATCGACTCTATCTTGCCGTTTACAAAAACTTTGTAGAG GCAGTTGATGCTATCGATAATGGACTAAATCAATATGACACACATCGGCCACGATATGTAGATAACACAAACTTGACGTCAAGAATAGGAAGATTGAATCTGGACTGGGTGGATCCTGATCAATCAGAGGATAGAGAGAATGAGGCTTTTCAACATGCAATGACACTGGCAGGAAGTGAGTTCCTGGAG ACTGTTCGTTTGCATGCGATATCATGGTTACCAGCTCGATCAATTGTTAAGGAGTGTCTTGCAGCAAGACAAGAGATTGATTCCAGTGGTGAAATTATGGTGCTGACTAGATCCTGCCCC GTCCCTACGCATCAAATCTTATTAGGTGAGTTCTTGGAATCATGGAAGATTTATTTCAACGGTTGCCTTTTATTACTCTTA ACCAACCTCTTTTCTTTATTGAACAATGTGAGAGAACTGACATAA